In Amyelois transitella isolate CPQ chromosome 3, ilAmyTran1.1, whole genome shotgun sequence, a single genomic region encodes these proteins:
- the LOC132902625 gene encoding uncharacterized protein LOC132902625, translating to MGLPAVQVNPLQDDMRPEASPSGIRGIEVESIAEEWLELPSSVSQTVSSIEADSLPAAVEITTASSDPSQSYAAAVSDEAVGVEVPSVVQAEAPPQPRRRRRRAHLTAVEARVQIVEAARQRAATEAASSLILQEAICLFRELVAIIRRR from the exons ATGGGTCTACCAGCGGTGCAAGTGAACCCATTGCAG gatGATATGAGACCTGAAGCTAGCCCCTCTGGCATTCGAGGTATTGAAGTCGAATCCATTGCAGAAGAATGGTTAGAACTTCCTTCTAGT GTATCTCAAACTGTTAGTTCTATCGAGGCAGATTCTCTACCTGCAGCTGTAGAAATTACTactgcatcatcagatcctTCACAAAGCTACGCAGCAGCTGTCTCTGATGAGGCTGTCGGCGTCGAAGTACCTAGTGTGGTACAGGCTGAAGCCCCGCCACAACCTAGGCGACGGCGCCGACGTGCTCATTTAACAGCCGTAGAAGCAAGGGTGCAAATAGTTGAAGCTGCACGACAGAGGGCTGCTACTGAAGCTGCAAGTAGTTTAATACTTCAAGAAGCTATTTGTCTCTTCCGTGAATTAGTGGCTATAATTAGAAGAAGGTGa
- the LOC106136086 gene encoding queuosine 5'-phosphate N-glycosylase/hydrolase — protein MATGALRGVFSPFDSGVYIASNADYVKINENALDKLSEEILSSINDGKLEIPDTGANITYPSKDDPSAIDWIFVADALNFCFWSYTDAEKWTVDGHSGYYALEAALSRALKEGYKITKPEYYSTISADTLQKIMRSDNNTAIPLFQERLNVLHEVGKVLIDKYDGTFKTCLEKANKSALKLLEIVIENFLCFRDEGVFKGKNVSYYKRAQILIGDIWNFYGGQGLGEFTDIDKVTIFADYRLPQVLMYFGVFTYKDELMDKLKNDVLLPHGSQEEQEIRGCTIYAVELLKKRIEEKILSNKINVEIPNSCLIDYYLWCYRRKHAEELKSIPFHKTLSIYY, from the exons ATGGCTACGGGGGCGCTTCGTGGAGTTTTTTCGCCATTCGACTCTGGTGTTTATATTGCTAGTAACGCcgattatgtaaaaataaacgaaaatgCTTTGGACAAGTTAAGTGAGGAG ATACTGTCTTCTATCAATGATGGTAAATTAGAAATCCCAGACACAGGAGCCAACATAACATACCCAAGCAAGGATGATCCCAGTGCTATTGACTGGATTTTTGTAGCCGACGCTCTTAATTTCTGCTTCTGGTCATATACTGATGCTGAGAAGTGGACGGTCGATGGACATAGTGGATATTATGCACTGGAAGCAGCTCTGAGCAGAGCTTTGaag gAAGGCTACAAAATCACAAAACCAGAATATTATTCCACAATATCTGCAGACACTCTTCAAAAAATTATGAGAAGTGACAACAATACTGCGATACCATTATTTCAAGAAAGATTGAATGTTTTACATGAAGTCGGCAAAGTTTTGATAGATAAATATGATGGAACTTTCAAAACATGTTTGGAAAAAGCAAACAAATCtgcattaaaattacttgaaatTGTTATTGAGAATTTCCTATGTTTCCGAGATGAAGGTGTATTTAAAGGCAAAAATGTGTCTTACTACAAACGGGCGCAGATTTTGATCGGTGACATATGGAATTTCTATGGGGGCCAAGGTTTGGGAGAATTCACGGATATTGACAAAGTAACAATCTTTGCTGATTATAGGTTACCTCAAGTGCTGATGTATTTTGGGGTGTTTACTTATAAGGACGAATTAATGGATAAATTGAAGAATG ACGTCCTCCTCCCACACGGATCACAAGAGGAACAGGAGATTCGAGGATGTACAATTTACGCTGTAGAACTCCTCAAGAAGAGAATAGAAGAGAAGATACTATCCAACAAGATAAATGTAGAGATACCAAACTCTTGTCTCATAGACTATTATCTATGGTGTTATAGAAGGAAGCATGCGGAAGAATTAAAAAGCATACCATTTCATAAAAcgttatctatttattattga
- the LOC132902626 gene encoding putative nuclease HARBI1, producing the protein MAKSSKRATDLSIETKVLTSLYFYGHGDYQKPVGRSHFVTQQTVSTVLAEVTTALNYISFRNKYIKFPQTYESRQLKRLRFFNKFGIPGVIGCIDCTHVRIVRPNEHEDRYFCRKKFHSLNVQLICDADQQILSVDASHPGSLHDSFIWSHHPVCYHLENLGSEATWLLGNLGAHNEER; encoded by the exons ATGGCAAAAAGCTCTAAAAGAGCAACTGATTTAAGCATAGAAACAAAG gTGTTAACATCATTGTATTTCTATGGACATGGAGACTATCAAAAACCTGTTGGTCGATCACATTTTGTCACTCAGCAGACAGTTTCTACTGTACTTGCAGAAGTTACAACAGCCCTTAATTACATCAGTTTCaggaacaaatatataaaattcccaCAGACTTATGAAAGTCGTCAGTTAAAAAGATTAAG atttttcaataaattcggTATCCCTGGTGTGATTGGATGTATAGATTGTACCCATGTTCGCATAGTAAGGCCTAATGAGCATGAAGATAGATATTTCTGTAGAAAGAAATTCCATTCTCTAAATGTTCAGTtg atttgtgATGCGGATCAACAAATCCTAAGTGTTGATGCGAGTCATCCAGGGTCACTTCATGACTCATTTATATGGAGCCACCATCCTGTATGTTACCATTTAGAAAATTTAGGGTCTGAAGCAACATGGCTTTTAG GTAACTTGGGTGCTCACAATGAAGAACGATGA